A genomic region of Fusarium falciforme chromosome 4, complete sequence contains the following coding sequences:
- a CDS encoding AAA domain-containing protein codes for MLRNKALAVLQKTYDDSYLSCSTAVYYESQGSEAEAMRHWRSALDQIYDYHANRAPPSYSVRTDTEKALQDALRELELQCKERIDLLEALRVSRQEETLSPPPPSGKLIKRPSLPDNDRGRGSIGQGTIPAVQYSELSRPSLPHRPSQPRRTSSEQAIVDGPSAYLDPNASSSSLPRSSSPNAPNLPPRPNKTLRSPSPEKHTMRTTLRSGRPGDRPIKTRKTPRPVAEGPSKAATLAWSALGSKDRLLRSSQPEAGPATPSPSSRASLEQVRRPAPVQWDSHSRRLVVPRENDFNGESSSSTRHSDEYCYARPSMLSVTAASSALNSLSYQDLPSPDNYTSRSERFTSSRDNIGVSSSPRKVSKHEVANGVETADDSGETSERRSVSDAYPSRSPAPKRSGRALKPPKPNPEKRERSRRRERKTRHVSTSSASADDTGRSVSRSRRAKAKETATETDTQEGSSDGAQSGKSSDEMTEWKKKKAKILKNLPPGVDEDAAKQILNDIVVQGDEVHWSDVAGLEIAKNALRETVVYPFLRPDLFMGLREPARGMLLFGPPGTGKTMLARAVATESKSTFFSISASSLTSKYLGESEKLVRALFGLARTLAPSIIFVDEIDSLLSQRTGSGEHEATTRIKTEFLIQWSDLQRAAAGRETSDKEKEKGDANRVLVLAATNLPWAIDEAARRRFVRRQYIPLPEPTTRETQLRTLLGEQKHDLSNEDILKLVDLTDGFSGSDITALAKDAAMGPLRSLGEALLHMTMDEIRPIQLIDFEASLSTIRPSVSKAGLKEYEDWAREFGERGG; via the exons ATGTTACGGAACAAGGCCCTGGCTGTGCTGCAGAAAACCTACGATGATAGCTACCTGAGTTGTTCGACTGCCGTCTACTATGAAAGCCAG GGAAgtgaggccgaggccatgcGGCACTGGAGGAGTGCCCTCGACCAGATCTACGATTATCATGCGAACCGAGCACCTCCATCATATAGCGTGCGCACCGATACCGAGAAGGCGCTGCAGGACGCCCTGAGAGAGTTGGAACTGCAATGCAAGGAGCGGATCGATCTTCTTGAGGCGCTGCGTGTGTCGCGGCAGGAAGAGACActatcaccaccaccgcccagTGGCAAGTTGATTAAACGACCTAGCCTTCCAGACAACGACAGAGGCCGGGGATCCATAGGACAAGGCACGATACCCGCTGTACAATACTCTGAACTATCGCGACCGTCACTTCCACATCGTCCATCGCAACCCCGACGCACTTCATCGGAGCAGGCTATCGTGGATGGACCCAGCGCATATCTCGACCCAAAcgcatcctcgtcatcgctgcCACGATCATCGTCGCCCAACGCCCCGAATCTACCCCCAAGGCCGAATAAGACATTGCGATCACCAAGTCCCGAAAAGCATACCATGAGAACCACCCTGCGTTCGGGAAGGCCAGGCGACAGGCCCATCAAAACTCGCAAAACCCCAAGGCCTGTGGCTGAAGGGCCAAGCAAGGCTGCGACTTTGGCATGGAGCGCTCTCGGTTCCAAGGACAGACTTCTAAGGAGCAGTCAGCCTGAGGCGGGTCCTGCGActccaagcccaagctcTCGCGCTTCCTTGGAACAAGTTCGCAGGCCAGCCCCAGTGCAATGGGACAGTCATTCAAGAAGGCTAGTGGTACCCAGGGAGAATGATTTCAATGGGGAGTCTTCGAGCTCCACGCGTCATTCTGACGAGTACTGCTATGCACGTCCATCCATGTTGTCCGTTACTGCGGCATCAAGCGCTCTCAATTCACTATCCTATCAGGATCTGCCCTCCCCAGACAACTACACAAGTCGGTCCGAACGATTTACGAGCAGCCGAGACAATATCGGGGTGTCGTCATCACCCCGTAAAGTGTCTAAACACGAGGTGGCAAACGGCGTTGAAACCGCTGACGATTCCGGAGAGACATCGGAGAGAAGAAGTGTCTCGGATGCATATCCGAGTAGAAGTCCAGCACCGAAGAGATCCGGGAGGGCTTTGAAACCGCCAAAACCAAACCCAGAGAAAAGGGAACGATCACGACGACGTGAGCGGAAAACGCGGCATGTCTCGACGTCGAGCGCGTCGGCGGATGACACAGGTCGATCCgtctcaaggtcaagacgaGCAAAGGCAAAAGAGACAGCCACTGAGACGGATACCCAAGAAGGCTCCTCAGATGGGGCTCAATCTGGGAAAAGCTCCGACGAGATGACGGAgtggaaaaagaagaaggcaaagattTTGAAGAATCTGCCTCCTGGCGTTGACGAGGACGCAGCCAAACAAATCCTTAACGACATCGTTGTGCAGGGAGATGAAGTCCATTGGAGCGATGTGGCCGGTCTGGAGATAGCGAAAAACGCTCTTCGCGAGACAGTTGTATACCCGTTCTTGAGACCAGATCTTTTCATGGGGCTTCGAGAACCGGCAAGGGGCATGTTGCTATTCGGGCCACCAGGAACTGGAAAGACGATGCTTGCCAGAGCTGTTGCGACTGAGTCCAAGTCGACATTCTTCTCGATTTCTGCTAGCAGTTTGACGAGCAAATATCTGGGAGAGTCTGAAAAGCTTGTACGAGCTCTCTTCGGGCTCGCTCGGACCTTGGCGCCCAGCATCATCTTCGTCGACGAGATTGACTCGCTCTTATCTCAGCGAACAGGATCCGGAGAGCATGAGGCCACTACGAGAATCAAGACCGAGTTTCTCATCCAGTGGAGCGACCTACAGCGAGCAGCTGCGGGTAGAGAAACTAGTGacaaagaaaaggaaaaggggGATGCCAACCGGGTTTTGGTGCTGGCTGCAACCAACCTACCATGGGCTATTGATGAAGCAGCTCGAAGACGATTTGTTAGACGCCAGTACATCCCCCTTCCCGAGCCAACAACTCGGGAGACGCAACTCCGAACGCTCTTGGGCGAACAAAAACATGACTTGTCGAATGAGGATATCCTCAAACTAGTAGACCTAACAGATG GCTTCTCAGGTTCAGACATCACCGCACTAGCCAAGGATGCAGCCATGGGACCTCTACGATCTCTGGGAGAGGCCTTGTTGCACATGACGATGGATGAGATTCGGCCAATACAGCTGATCGATTTTGAGGCGAGTTTATCGACAATCCGTCCCAGCGTTAGTAAGGCTGGATTAAAAGAGTATGAAGATTGGGCAAGAGAGTTTGGAGAACGGGGTGGTTGA
- a CDS encoding Conserved oligomeric Golgi complex subunit 6, with the protein MSSDRPWSLKTLPLRDSSSAGLVSPDSYPQTPSTPKSLTPLASKVTSVLSTTHSDSEFRDALSLLDQRGIQNDAETRRRVRLDLQKEVIDSNGEVIAEFGRVAEQLRRIKTTIDKLNSGYEDMKSQVVAAHEQTTPALSEASSLLEQRRQVEVKQDLLGAFRKHFIMSESEIAALTMTAEPVDDRFFEALGKAKKISKDCEILLGFEKQTLGLELMEQTSKNINLGFQKLYKWIQREFKTLNLENLQMNSSIRRALRVLAERPSLFQNCLDFFSEARERILSDSFYVALTGSSPSGTEDPSVKPIDMTAHDPLRYVGDMLAWIHSATVSEREALEVLFVAEGEELAKGLKSGRDAEIWRLIAEDDEVEADFNALKALNDLVDRDISGAARVLRQRMEQVIQSNEETIPAYKLANLVNFYRITFQKTLGPNTNLVELVEGLETEALRQFRALVRDHIATLQGEFQHAPSDLGPPAFLQDSLKQLKAISKTYDSSLSASEDRESEFENVLAEAFEPFMAGCENMAKVMKDQKGAIFLINCISSATACLEPFEFTRRRTQQLRGKSEEEAKKLVVSQYNFFRKGSGLDPIFSFLEENKDKDAGPLDEKLLGQASQTLDDFLPSALMDAMENLKHLQDSKLARQVTEEAAEQFCNDFEELEEVILEEDEDSANSDDDEEEGRLRSVFPRTTAEIRVLLS; encoded by the exons ATGTCTTCAGATCGCCCCTGGTCTCTAAAGACCCTTCCTTTGAGGGACTCCTCTAGTGCAGGACTTGTCTCTCCAGACAGTTATCCCCAAACTCCATCAACCCCAAAAAGTTTAACTCCTCTTGCATCGAAAGTTACAAGTGTCTTGTCGACGACACACTCTGATAGTGAGTTCAGGGAtgctctctctcttcttgatCAACGAGGAATTCAAAATGATGCCGAAACTCGCCGACGAGTACGGCTGGACCTGCAAAAAGAAGTTATCGACAGCAACGGAGAAGTCATCGCCGAGTTTGGTCGTGTCGCTGAG CAACTCCGACGCATCAAGACAACCATCGACAAGCTAAACAGCGGCTATGAGGACATGAAAAGCCAGGTTGTTGCAGCTCACGAGCAAACAACGCCAGCACTCTCCGAAGCATCATCACTTCTCGAGCAAAGGAGACAGGTCGAGGTCAAGCAGGACCTTCTAGGCGCTTTCAGGAAGCATTTCATCATGTCTGAGAGTGAGATCGCGGCCTTAACCATGACAGCCGAACCGGTCGATGACCGTTTCTTTGAAGCATTGGGTAAAGCGAAGAAGATTAGCAAAGACTGTGAGATCTTGCTTGGCTTTGAAAAACAAACTTTGGGGTTGGAGTTGATGGAGCAAACGTCAAAGAACATCAACCTTGGCTTCCAGAAACTTTACAAGTGGATACAACGAGAGTTCAAGACGCTGAACCTTGAAAACCTACAGATGAACTCGTCAATTCGACGGGCCCTCAGAGTGCTTGCTGAAAGGCCTTCTCTATTCCAGAACTGCCTGGATTTCTTCTCCGAAGCACGAGAACGAATCCTTTCCGACTCATTCTATGTCGCCCTGACTGGAAGCTCCCCGTCAGGGACTGAGGATCCTTCAGTCAAGCCCATCGATATGACTGCACATGACCCTCTGCGGTACGTGGGTGACATGCTGGCCTGGATCCATTCAGCAACGGTCAGCGAGCGTGAGGCACTGGAGGTATTGTTCGTCGCCGAGGGTGAGGAGCTTGCAAAGGGATTGAAATCCGGTCGAGATGCTGAAATTTGGCGCCTTATCgcggaagatgacgaggttgaggccgACTTCAACGCTTTGAAGGCGTTGAATGATTTGGTGGACCGCGACATTTCTGGCGCAGCTCGTGTGCTTCGCCAACGGATGGAACAAGTGATCCAATCGAACGAAGAGACAATCCCAGCCTACAAGCTCGCGAATCTCGTCAACTTCTACCGCATCACATTCCAGAAGACTCTTGGTCCAAATACCAACTTGGTGGAGCTGGTCGAGGGTCTTGAGACGGAGGCTCTTCGCCAGTTCCGGGCATTGGTTAGGGATCACATTGCCACTTTGCAGGGAGAGTTTCAGCATGCTCCTTCAGACCTTGGGCCCCCTGCTTTCCTACAAGACTCATTGAAGCAACTCAAGGCTATCAGCAAGACCTATGACTCTTCTCTGTCTGCTTCGGAGGATCGCGAGAGCGAGTTTGAGAATGTGTTGGCGGAAGCTTTTGAGCCTTTTATGGCAGGGTGTGAGAATATGGCCAAGGTTATGAAGGATCAAAAAGGTGCCATCTTTCTCATCAACTGCATATCATCTGCAACAGCATGTTTAGAGCCGTTCGAGTTCACCCGACGAAGGACCCAACAGCTTCGGGGCAAatcagaggaggaggccaaaaAACTAGTCGTCAGCCAGTACAACTTCTTCCGAAAAGGGTCCGGCCTTGACCCGATCTTCTCATTTCTAGAAGAGAACAAGGACAAAGATGCTGGTCCGCTGGACGAAAAACTACTTGGCCAGGCGAGCCAAACCCTGGATGACTTCCTACCATCCGCGCTCATGGATGCTATGGAGAACCTGAAGCACCTTCAGGACTCGAAACTGGCTCGACAAGTCACTGAGGAGGCTGCAGAACAATTCTGTAACGACttcgaggagcttgaagaAGTGATtctggaggaagacgaggactCTGCGAATtcggatgacgatgaggaagaggggcGGCTTCGATCCGTATTTCCCAGAACCACAGCCGAGATACGTGTATTATTGTCATAA